AGGTTATGGATCAACTTGGTTGCTCTTCTCTGCACTTTCTCTATACTGTGCTGATCAAGGGATCCCCAGACAATATTACTGTATTCCAACACAGGTTAATATTTGTGCTTTTGTCGAAATGTTGGAAAGCTTTTATGGGGTGGTCAGTATTACATTATTAACCTGCAAGTGTTCCTAGATGTTGTCCTTAATAATAGATTCCATGATTTTATAAATGGGTTAAGTCAGATTGATAGGTCGGTAATTACCAACATGAGAATGGTATTTTTTAATACTGGAGTTATTAGGGCTTCCTTTCAGCAGCTTGGTAGTGTTGAACACTCCAAGGACTTGTTAAACAGGATGGACAGGGAATACGTAGTTCTTGGGCAGACATTTTAAGACAAAATAATGGCCAACCCTCAAGACCAGGAACTTTGGTGGAGTTCAGCTGTGTCAGTTTGTCAAATGCTATGGCTGGAGTTATTGTAATGTTGGTGAGTATTGAATGGCAGCTGTCTGATCGATATTGAGGACAGGATGTTAAATCCTCCTTAGTGAAAATTTTCTGCTACTAGAATTGTTGAAAAGATCACACTTGTCCCTGATCTGAATCGTGCTAAGCAGTTGTCATCATGCCTTAATGAGTTAACTGATGGACGAGTTTTATGGCGTGAATTACAAACTGCTTAACATTACTGGTTCTGTTGGATTCCAAGTTGATTTTCATAACTTCTACGGAGTGATGAAGTCAGACTGCATAACTTATTTCTGAATTGACACTGAAGCTGGTAATGTGAATGGGACTTATATAGAACGCTGATATTTATTCCATAGTTTGCGTTTTGTATTCTTCAGATGTAATATTGCTCGTGTCATGAATAAGTTCTTCTTTTGTCTAGGGAACACATTCATTTAGTACATTAATACAAGCCTCACAGAAATTCACTATAAGCAGAATGAATGTCAAGTGGTTTTTGGTGGGTCATCCCATTCAATGGAAGCTAGCAATTGACATGTTTTGACAGTATCTGCTTGAAAGACATTGTAACGTGGTTTAGAAGTATGGTTAGCAGAACAATAACAATTAAAGTTAATAAAACGATCACTCAAATATAAAGCTGGGAGAAATCTATCATAATCTTCTTAAAATGAGGTCAAGAACATGTGGTGATGAGTTTTGCACAGGAGTTTCCACATGTTGAAATAGGTATATTTGTCTTGAATGGTGTCCAGAAACAGTTTTGAACAGTGACTACTACATGAATTAGATGCCTAGTTTAAATCTGGGTAGTTAAAATCACCACATATTAACAAGTGCGAGTGCATGCTCACTTACTTCGCCAAGCAAATTACACAGACCAGATGTACTTAGTAAGGAGTCAGAAGAGAGATTTTGATATATACAACCTGCAAGAAGTGAGTCATGACCCATCAGTGGTCATGGTGTGGGTATCCATTAAAGGTGAATTCAGACATAAATCCCAACACCACGTATTGTTTGTGGAGACTGGTGAGAGTCAGGATCAAATTGAAAAATGCTTGATAGCATTATGTCTCGTGATGTCCCACCGTTCCTGCAAGAGGAAGATGGTCAGTTAGTCCATAATATAAAGGCTTAGTCTCACGTGCACGTGGCCTGGGTAGTGACAGAGTTCTCCCTGTATAGTATTATTTTCATTTTAGTCACTGAATATAATATTTGTTTACTACATATAGCAAAACATTATTAGCTATGTACAGTCTAATTAGAAGTCCTTGTAATGGAGAGGCATCAGTAGAACGACTACTGGTGCAAGCTTCCACGTATGCATATTGTTGCAGAACAGGGTAAAGAAAATGACAATGTACAACAAATCCAATTTAGAGTTTAGTTGTAGCTAGTTGCAAGACAGATGCTCAGTAAGACAGCGGCCACTACTGCTTCCCTACCCATGCCTCCAGTGGTTGCAATTGCAAACACAAGGGGAGTAAAGGAAGCCTATACTAGCCTACTCAACTTCTCGCCATATTTTAGCTCTTTCCTTTTGCAATTCATGGCGTCACTACAAGGAGGGGATTGCTGTGCTGCAGTAGCTTGGTGCATTTGGGTGGTTCTCCTACCCAATGATAAAGAGAAAAAACAGTCAACTACGTGTAGTCTCTCATGGCCAGACTGCTTCAGGAATTTTTTCCACTTTTGAGTGATAGTCAACCAAAATTcctaaaaacaaaacaaaagaaaaacaacaacaacaaaaaaacaagtGTTTTCTTGAACAGCAAAGAAAAATGCTAAATAATACACTACGACTAACAGCCTCTCAAGCAAAATTAACTACATGCAGTACCacaactataattatataaaaacTAGTCATCAAGTCCCCTACACTGAGCCCAAAATCATCCTAGCATTGTTAGTCCATAAGGCACACTTGCTGGAGCATGCAAATTCTTTCTTGCCAACTTGAGAAGTATATAGTATGGTCAGTAATGATATTTGAAGATCACAAAGCAGATGGAAGTCCAGATCCAAAAGTTTACACCAATGGAATATAATCAACACCCATCTTCACCACAGTTGCTGATACTTCTCATCCTTGGCCACCTCTCCATCTACAGTAGGTACCAAAGCACATGCAGGTAGCAGATGAAGTAATAAGTTTTACTGTGTATGGATACATCGAAATAAGCGGATTACTATGGAAACCAGAAACATGGGGTCACTAAGTAGACCATTAATTTAATTTTGAACCTAGatgtcacaataattgttaattaggtcatgaagtacatgtaCCTTGGGAACTAATCAATGAAGTTATCCTATTGGAGGTTGTGAAAAGTATGTGCCTGGGAGCAAATTTTTatatgtggtctttgtaaagaggtagTCTTGTAATAAGATGGTCATTAATGAGGTCatttagtatgcatgctccttagctaTCTTTGGGGCCTATAATTCAGTGCAGTCATTGTACTTTGTAATGAgttggtctttaagaggtggccaccaAGCAAGGGTTTTTTACCCTAGGATATGCATGTGTATGAAGATTAAGCTTTTCCATTTCCAATTTCCGTTTCCTCTGTTTCCAACTGTCCAGGGTGTAGGCCATCATCATCAGAAGCACATTACTTTAATGATATTTTAGAGATAGAACATTAAAAAAGGATGTCAACCAGACAACAGATTCCGAGAACAGCCTAATAGATGACCACCTATAGTTGAGAGGCAAGTACATGGAGAATGAGGAAATTTCTAGCCATAGATGTACCAGGTTGGCTGTGCTGTATCTGTAGACATAGTCAGGCCCAAAAACTTCCTTCAGAGCAACCTCAAATCCTTCCAAGAAATTGTAAATTTAACTGAATTCTctgactgcctgatgctttCAAGCACAACTCGACTATGCTTAAGGTTATGGGCTGGTTTCTGCACACTATTTGACATCATTTAAGCCTGATGTGCCTTTTGCCAACTGCAACaactacagtgcatgcatcatagacttacctttgtcctcctttgtgttccatttctttctccactattgCATACAGTAGGTGTTGGTTTGTGGTAATGTGTCATGGCTTTAGTGCTGGCTAACAGAATTGTCCACAATTTCTGTAGTAgtgctggattgattgcagaggcacatCTCATACTAAAGTACAGTATATGTTATCCCAAGGAGCCTGGGGCATGCCCAGGCTTTTTGAAAACAATAGGTGCCAATTTTTCAGTACATTTAAATGGTGCAATTTGAAACAactgattgttatattagattgtttgactgctctattaaagtatcttccTTTTCCGTGAGTGTGGTGCAGTAGTAAATagtataccttggtggatttaCCAACGTACTTCCCCCTGGAAACAACCTGTTTGCTTCACATGCATGTAAACCTATTTAGTATGTAGGTATGTCTACTTCCCAGTGCATGGGAGTGCGTGTCAAATTGCCACACGCTGGgtgataactaccatacagctagacaaaGCAGCTCTGCTACTGTGTGATAACAAGTATCCAAATAATGGTTgttaatacaaaaaaaaacaccagTACAGTActtacaaaaaataaaattgtTAATCCTCTACACAGTGGCACTATACTATTGCAATGGATTAAACAAATGTCAAAAGATAGTCTGCATCTATTTTCAGTTACTCCAGTGATCAGTGTATGGTGAAGAATAAACTTGATTAAATTACCTCTGGCTTCATTGTTCTATCTCAGGAGTAATCCTTGCCACTTTTTGGCCCTTGCATGCCACATTGTGTCACTCCACCAATGCAAATCATAACTCTGGAAATTGCTGCTTCATAAAAATGTCCATCGCCACAGCCACACAGTTTATAGCCTGTATACAGTGTCTAGCTGTCTAGTAGTTGCAAAGTTAAATTTTAACTAAATCTTGAGCACACAAATAGGAACTAGAATTTACTACAAAGGAACTCAAATCTTTAATATCTGTAAATTGTTGCACGCTGGGGATATATTTttctattagggatcatggaggtttgggctttcttgcccaaaaatgtCACACAAatccagcctcacttttccttcaggCAGTATTAGTTAAGCATAAAATCAAgaacagaattttctgctaaTTGACTGTGTGACTGACTGCCTACCTCAGTGATATATTCAGCTGAGCATAATTCAACTATGTGTAAGCCTGCAGGCTTGATGTactcactgttcaacatttcttTGACCCAAAACATGCTTTTACTGCAGCAACTACAATGCATGCACCCTTATCCTACTTTGTGTCCCAtatatttctttctccactactgcaTAGAAAGTAATGAAACCATGGCTATAGTGGACTTTTAATCCATGGCTATACTATTGACAGGCTAGGTTGTATATGACTGAGCTGGAATTAAATGTCAACTACTTAGTATTACTGCTGATGTAGATTGTTTAGCTAATTTCCttctatttctatgatctctactcaaatgtaaaattttcttATGCTTGTTAAGATTTGTATAAAAGTTTTGTTTGAGAAATGACAATTCCATGATCAGTTAGGTAAtcgcagcacatgttgctgtcagaccttcatgatcagtgctggccactgtataAATTATTTATAAAAATACCTTCAACATGATAATGAGCATGTCTTGTGATAATCTCTCCATAATTATTAATGAATGTCTTTACCTTGTACTATTGTATACTGTAGATGGATGATGTAAAGTGCTTCCCAGTGACTTCACTATTTGACTTCCACTATTATCATCCCTATGGTAACACTCCTCCAGATGATTTACTACAGAGCATAACTACAGATACTCCACAACCAGATGTTCTGCTGTTGGGATGTGGTGACCTGAGGTCTTGTTTGTACACCTTATGGAACAACTTTGATCACAGACATGCACGAAAATTTAAAGGTGTACATTTTGTGCTAAATGATACTAGTGCTGCTGTGTTGGCCCGTAACGTCATCTTTCTATATCTGTGTACCCAAATGCCTGCTAGCCATGACGATAAAGTGAAGTGGGTAGCTTCTTTTTGGGCTATCTGGTACTGTCATGAATTGTTACCACATCACAAAGAAGTACTCATGGATGCCTTGTCAAATCTTCTGAGATGGTCAGAAAGTGTTGAATATTGGACAGAAAGTAAAGATAATCCTTTAAGATTGCTAGTGCGATTTCCCTCTGTTACCAGCATTTCTCTGGTTCATAAAGCATGGAAAAAGTGGTACAATGATGCATTCACTGTGAAAGAAATGAAAAATAACAGGTCTATGTTATTTAAATCACGTAACACTGATATCCTTCATAGTCCTATGGACCACCTTCATAAATattttggaagcattttgctGCAAAACTTTTCTGAATCTGAACGAAAACAGATGAAGCTTGATGTTAGATCTTATTTCAAAAATGGTTCTGCTTTTGGTGAAGAGGTTCTGAATTTGCCTGCAGAAAAAGCCACATCAGTAAATAGCACATTTATTGACAGACCAGATGGAAAGTACAATCTACCCTGTGGTTTAATTCCTTACAATAGCTTCTTTTTTACATATCAACTTTCTCCAAAGAATCTGAATAGGCTTAAATACTCTGATTTTTCTCTTATGGTTAGTGATGACAAGTTTGTTCACAAACCACTGCTCGCAAATAGTATTCAACAGTTCTCAGTTTGGGTGAGATCTAGTGCTGAAATCTTACGTCAGGCTCACCATGACATTGCCTTTACATTTCAGTGCTCTGATGCTGTGGAGTTTTGCCAACAATTGCTCCACAGTCATCACCCTCACCTGCCTTGTttgtttgatgcaatatactcCTCTAATTTAATCGACTACATTGCTCCGCCCAGTTTAGTACTCCTTTCAATGCTTGTATTAAAATCAGATGGTATTCTGTTTACAAGTGTATTTTATTACTATGCCACTGATTCTAACACTTGTAAAGAATTTCTGCAGAGAGGGTTTGGTCTTGATTGCAAATGTTTTCAATTACTATGTGGAGTGCGTTGCCTTGGTTATGAAAACGAATACTCAGATTTGTTAACTATTAAGCCTGTTTTTGTCAGTGACGTGGACTTAGATACCATAATTGGTGTAGGTGTAAGGTCACTCATGTGGCAGCATGTTACTATGACACCATTGAAGCAGGTCACAGATAAAACCTTTACATTATTGTGGAGTACTCTGAGTGCTGCTATTGCTCATATGTTAACTTTCCAGCACAATGCACAGAAGAGTCCACGCATGATTAACTGTTGTACTGGAACAATTATGGTATTATTGCAGTCCTTTGCTTTGCAATTTGATAGGAAAGAGTATGACTGTACCAGTTACCAGTTTTGGAAACCACTttgttctttgttgctgaatcaGCAATCTTTAGAAGCTTTCCTAGTTTCACTGCAAACACAGGCTTTGCTATGCAATCTACATCTCCATCTGATGGTATCAGGATCCACTTGCCCCTTTTGCAGCAAAAGAGCAGTACTTGATGTTGTTAGCCAGTGCTCCATCCTTGTACCAAAACCAACTGTTCATAGGGACGGAAATTTTAGGCTTCTAGTCTATGATGAATCGTTATGTACCGAACTATTCTATAACAATTTTTCTGGTCTTGACCACATTGATGGCATCCACATAATAGACACCATTGCTGTAGGTATGTCCAATGAAAACCTTGTAGTTGACTTCTTCATTTTAGACAGGTTTCTTCAGAAAAACTATTACCTAACTGTGCTGCATGGTAATACTTGCTTGCTACCACACAAACAACTGAGTGATTTTGAAGCCATTGAAAGTGTTGATTATTCCTTTAAAAAATTGGAGTTGAGCAAAACAGAGCAGTCATGTGCAAATTTAGGGCTGGGTACAATAATTCAACATTCTGGTGATGATAGCCACTTTGAGACAATAATTGGTCTCAATGATCAAGTCACTTTGGCACTGAATGATCATCAACTCACTACAGTCCAATCCAGCGATACAAATATTGAACTTAGAACTGACGATTATCTTACTAACATTTCATACCCTTACTCCATAAATTATTCTACAATGCAGATCAAACTGTCTAGGAGGAACAAGAAAATCACGGTAACGGCTTATCGCAAGCGTCACAGCATTCATGATGAAAAGCCAGTGTTCATTGTCAATCCTGATAATATGTTGTCCCTTCCTGTAATGTATATTAGTGGGACAGATGCCAAGCAGTTCTGTGAGTTTAGTTTGTCGTTTAATCAATTCTCTTCAATTCCTCTGCAGAACTTTAAGGCAACATTTGCCACAATGTTTCATGATACCACTCAACAGTTTTTTGCTTTAACTTTCCTTGATCAGGAGAAAGAAGGAATTCATACTAaatattttatagcaattttgaaTCGAGTATTTGATGTACACAATAAGACACCTGCAATTGATATGCTATTCTGGGACACTACAGAGAAAGGCCATCCACATCAAAAACTTAAATGGCCAAATGCAATACCATTGCAGCTGGCAAATGATGCTGAAGAAAAGTTAGCCAGAAAAACCTTTAATTATTTTGCAAAATGCACAGCTACTACAATGCCACTACCAAAAGAAAATTCTGCCTACCAGTATCTTTTAGAACACAAAATTGAACAATACTTTACCAGGGCTGTAATTTATCCTTTGTATCCTAATGCTGATGAAAGGACTGCGAACCAGGATCATCGTCAATTGTTTGGTAGTTTCCTGTACAATACTTTGCGACGTCCATTAGATCAGCATAGACTTGGTGATGTACCAACCTGGTTCCTTAACTTCAAAAGCTTTATGGATGAAGATAACTGCAGTTATTGCAAGCATTATAGTGAAGACCTTAGAAAATGTTCACAGTGTCGTTTGGTACAATACTGTAATCGTACCTGCCAGCAGAAGCACTGGAAAGTtcaccagcctacttgtacaCGACCTCCAGAATGCAAGTAAAACATATAAAGCaattacacatgcatgcaaaaacaataataatataaaccTGCCTGTATTAAGTAGTGTATTGAACTAGTAATAAGGTGTATGTAATATTTTTGGTGTGCTGAAACTCAATATCATGTTCATTAGATTTTTAAATGTTGGTCAAAACTGAAATCCAAATTAATGTGTCGCCTAACAAAATCAATATAAACTGTATATGGATATACTATAAAGAAATGTGCTGTGTATAGTGGTGTAGTGCTTCTGATTAACTAAAGACTAGGTGGTTGTCACAGTGTGTTTCTATCCATGTATATATGCACTGTGATGTTATACGTGCATATAGGGGCAGATCAAAGATTTCACATGGGcctatatatacatatgcagGTGCTTGCAGGGTGGTACCATATGCAaagaaattttgacgtaagaaaaatttgatgaattcagacttcagcagatttgacaaataaaatgttgacgaaaatcaagaaattgtaggcaaaacctgtacttttaagggcgcttataaacatttgacgaatttaaattttacgaattaaaccgattcgtcaaatttttttacgtcaaaatttccttgcgtacggtaaaTGGCTGATGCAACTACAGTATATAGTAGAGAGTGCTTTGCATACTCAGCCTGCTCTATCTATatggttgggggggggggggcatggtgCATGGCATCCCCCTccgggaaatttttgaaaatttagctatatagctacctgAGATTGTGACAATTATGACTGAACTTATTAAGCATATATAGTTACGTACATTAGCCACCTCACGTTGAAAGAAAAACAATGTAATGAATAACCTCATATGGGTGTTATGCTTACAACTGATTTCCATTATAttaacaaataatgtaaaaacGTCAAGCAATGATTGGAATTATCTATCACCTGTATACATTTTGGATGAAGTATCTGAGTTTCGGAAATGCTCACAGCCAGGTCACAACTCATGCAGACTACAGTTGTAATGAATAGCTATAGCAAGCATGTTGGTGATCATGATCATGCGTGTTTAAGCAACATTCAAGATTATTGTGCAGATCAAATTACTTtatgaataaaataattaatgattggaacagtttacctaccTCTGTTCACTTTTAAATTGCTGTTAGATAATTATTTAGATTTACTTTTGTTATTTAAGTTTATTAACTGTGTATAATGTCAGTGCTCTCCCCTCACCAAAAAAAGGAAACCTTAACTGAACTTCCAGTAATTTTC
The nucleotide sequence above comes from Dysidea avara chromosome 3, odDysAvar1.4, whole genome shotgun sequence. Encoded proteins:
- the LOC136249323 gene encoding uncharacterized protein codes for the protein MDDVKCFPVTSLFDFHYYHPYGNTPPDDLLQSITTDTPQPDVLLLGCGDLRSCLYTLWNNFDHRHARKFKGVHFVLNDTSAAVLARNVIFLYLCTQMPASHDDKVKWVASFWAIWYCHELLPHHKEVLMDALSNLLRWSESVEYWTESKDNPLRLLVRFPSVTSISLVHKAWKKWYNDAFTVKEMKNNRSMLFKSRNTDILHSPMDHLHKYFGSILLQNFSESERKQMKLDVRSYFKNGSAFGEEVLNLPAEKATSVNSTFIDRPDGKYNLPCGLIPYNSFFFTYQLSPKNLNRLKYSDFSLMVSDDKFVHKPLLANSIQQFSVWVRSSAEILRQAHHDIAFTFQCSDAVEFCQQLLHSHHPHLPCLFDAIYSSNLIDYIAPPSLVLLSMLVLKSDGILFTSVFYYYATDSNTCKEFLQRGFGLDCKCFQLLCGVRCLGYENEYSDLLTIKPVFVSDVDLDTIIGVGVRSLMWQHVTMTPLKQVTDKTFTLLWSTLSAAIAHMLTFQHNAQKSPRMINCCTGTIMVLLQSFALQFDRKEYDCTSYQFWKPLCSLLLNQQSLEAFLVSLQTQALLCNLHLHLMVSGSTCPFCSKRAVLDVVSQCSILVPKPTVHRDGNFRLLVYDESLCTELFYNNFSGLDHIDGIHIIDTIAVGMSNENLVVDFFILDRFLQKNYYLTVLHGNTCLLPHKQLSDFEAIESVDYSFKKLELSKTEQSCANLGLGTIIQHSGDDSHFETIIGLNDQVTLALNDHQLTTVQSSDTNIELRTDDYLTNISYPYSINYSTMQIKLSRRNKKITVTAYRKRHSIHDEKPVFIVNPDNMLSLPVMYISGTDAKQFCEFSLSFNQFSSIPLQNFKATFATMFHDTTQQFFALTFLDQEKEGIHTKYFIAILNRVFDVHNKTPAIDMLFWDTTEKGHPHQKLKWPNAIPLQLANDAEEKLARKTFNYFAKCTATTMPLPKENSAYQYLLEHKIEQYFTRAVIYPLYPNADERTANQDHRQLFGSFLYNTLRRPLDQHRLGDVPTWFLNFKSFMDEDNCSYCKHYSEDLRKCSQCRLVQYCNRTCQQKHWKVHQPTCTRPPECK